A region of Pseudarthrobacter sp. NIBRBAC000502770 DNA encodes the following proteins:
- a CDS encoding FAD:protein FMN transferase: MAGSGRAAPGAAGTWTAEHTSHAGNTASPDNTARASWTVWELEASVTVTDPELLAAAEEAVRGVVAAIDLACSRFREDSELMMGQSRMSQGVGVSPLFRLLLERALDAARLTGGDVDPTLGAELAALGHGPEWQRPGLTSIPVPLQPAPPRRPSVPRAPGWTRLNLDASTLTLPAGLRLDLGATAKAVSADLAAAAVHQALGCGVLISLGGDLASAGPGPRADSGPGQWQVMVQDLPADPCQQVSLAPGFALATSSTQKRRWKHQGTEVHHILDPRFGLPAEPVWRSVTVAAPTCLEANAFSTAAVVRGFAAVDWFRAEGIAARLVDGRGRVVTTGDWPADNGSPSLAAGGSSHAGGGRRG, translated from the coding sequence ATGGCAGGCTCCGGCAGGGCCGCTCCCGGCGCAGCCGGCACCTGGACCGCCGAACATACTTCGCATGCGGGCAACACTGCGTCGCCGGACAACACTGCACGGGCCAGCTGGACTGTCTGGGAACTTGAGGCATCGGTCACCGTCACCGATCCCGAACTGCTCGCCGCCGCCGAAGAGGCCGTCCGCGGCGTTGTAGCGGCAATCGACCTCGCCTGCAGCCGCTTCCGGGAAGACTCCGAACTGATGATGGGCCAGTCCCGGATGTCGCAGGGCGTAGGCGTCAGCCCCCTGTTCCGGCTTCTGCTCGAGCGCGCACTGGACGCGGCCCGGCTCACCGGCGGCGATGTGGACCCCACCCTCGGAGCTGAGCTGGCCGCCTTGGGCCATGGCCCGGAATGGCAGAGGCCCGGGCTCACCAGCATCCCGGTGCCGCTGCAGCCAGCACCTCCCCGGCGGCCTTCGGTACCGCGGGCACCCGGCTGGACCCGCCTGAACCTCGACGCCTCGACCCTGACCCTCCCGGCCGGCCTCCGGCTGGACCTGGGAGCAACAGCAAAGGCAGTCTCAGCCGACCTCGCCGCTGCCGCCGTGCACCAGGCACTGGGTTGCGGGGTGCTCATCAGCCTGGGCGGCGACCTGGCCAGCGCAGGCCCGGGGCCGCGGGCGGACAGCGGGCCCGGCCAGTGGCAGGTCATGGTGCAGGACCTTCCTGCCGACCCCTGCCAGCAGGTCTCCCTGGCCCCGGGCTTTGCCCTGGCCACATCCAGTACGCAAAAGCGCCGCTGGAAGCACCAGGGGACCGAGGTGCACCACATCCTTGACCCCCGTTTTGGCCTGCCGGCCGAGCCGGTCTGGCGGTCGGTGACCGTTGCCGCCCCCACCTGCCTGGAAGCGAATGCGTTCAGCACGGCGGCAGTCGTCCGCGGCTTCGCTGCCGTGGACTGGTTCCGGGCCGAAGGCATTGCTGCCCGCCTGGTGGACGGCCGGGGCAGGGTGGTCACCACCGGGGACTGGCCTGCCGACAACGGCAGCCCTTCCCTGGCCGCCGGCGGAAGCTCCCATGCCGGGGGTGGCCGCCGTGGATGA
- a CDS encoding ferric reductase-like transmembrane domain-containing protein has product MDEAMWAFGRVSGFVSLALFTASVLLGILNRSGRPLLVLPRFSISLLHRNIALLATVFLGLHVGSLLLDSFAKLNPVDVVVPFLGSYQPFWQGLGTVALDLVLAVVVTGLLRHRIGQRSFKAVHWLSYGVWPVAMAHALGNGTDVSSGWFLLLAVASAVAVAAALLWRLSPSFLETSHARQGRVL; this is encoded by the coding sequence GTGGATGAGGCAATGTGGGCGTTCGGGCGGGTCAGCGGCTTCGTGTCCCTGGCACTATTCACCGCGTCCGTGCTGCTGGGGATCCTCAACAGGTCCGGCCGCCCGCTGCTGGTGCTGCCCCGGTTCTCCATCAGCCTCCTGCACCGGAACATAGCGCTGCTCGCCACGGTGTTCCTGGGCCTGCACGTGGGATCCCTGCTCCTGGACTCGTTTGCCAAGCTGAACCCGGTGGACGTCGTCGTCCCGTTCCTGGGCTCGTACCAGCCGTTTTGGCAGGGACTGGGGACGGTGGCACTGGACCTCGTCCTCGCGGTGGTGGTGACGGGCCTGCTGCGGCACCGGATCGGGCAGCGCAGCTTCAAGGCCGTGCACTGGCTCAGCTACGGCGTCTGGCCGGTCGCCATGGCGCACGCCCTCGGCAACGGCACCGACGTCTCCAGCGGATGGTTCCTCCTGCTGGCCGTCGCGTCAGCGGTCGCCGTAGCGGCGGCCCTGCTGTGGCGCCTGAGCCCTTCCTTCCTCGAAACCTCCCATGCCAGGCAAGGACGCGTCCTGTGA
- a CDS encoding NADH-ubiquinone oxidoreductase-F iron-sulfur binding region domain-containing protein, with product MTHPHDTHQPVPLHAEQDSLRQQPRLLAAGPGAGWSQHLEAFGPWEAQAAGPGLLDTLAAAGLTGRGGAAFETWRKASAAAGSGRKGMFAARPVVIANGAEGEPLSSKDRTLLAHAPHLVIDGLVALAGALGGASMYMYAPAASLPRVEQAVGERPRGKRIRMVQAPETFISGESSAVVNMIANGSAIPTDQRRRLSESGLNGRPTLVVNVETLAQVALIARYGAPWFRQAGTPADPGTRLVSVSGPAPVPDVVLEVPGGAQLSAVLQEAGMDPAALSAVLVGGYHGRWVRPAAHALSPAGLPGRTVRPGAGVIHALDLQACGIQATARIVGYLADQSARQCGPCMFGLPAMASILNRIAGGETNHRLASELERLGKLVSGRGACRHPEGTAGLVSSALEVFAGDFRAHLSGYCTGPGGAAA from the coding sequence GTGACCCACCCCCATGACACCCACCAGCCGGTGCCGCTCCACGCGGAACAGGACAGCCTGCGGCAGCAGCCGCGGCTCCTGGCCGCAGGCCCAGGCGCAGGCTGGTCCCAGCATCTTGAGGCGTTTGGGCCCTGGGAAGCGCAGGCTGCCGGACCCGGGCTGCTGGACACGCTTGCCGCAGCCGGGCTCACCGGGCGGGGCGGCGCCGCGTTCGAAACCTGGCGCAAAGCCAGTGCCGCTGCAGGGTCCGGAAGGAAAGGCATGTTTGCGGCCAGGCCGGTGGTGATTGCGAACGGTGCAGAAGGCGAACCCCTGAGCTCCAAGGACCGGACCCTCCTGGCCCATGCACCCCACCTGGTCATCGACGGGCTTGTTGCCCTGGCCGGGGCACTGGGCGGCGCAAGCATGTACATGTACGCGCCGGCGGCCAGTCTTCCCCGCGTGGAACAGGCCGTCGGCGAACGTCCCCGGGGCAAGCGGATCCGCATGGTCCAGGCTCCCGAAACCTTCATCTCCGGTGAGTCGAGCGCCGTCGTCAACATGATTGCCAACGGCAGCGCCATCCCCACGGACCAGCGGCGCCGCCTCAGCGAATCCGGCCTCAACGGCCGGCCCACGCTGGTGGTCAACGTCGAAACCCTTGCCCAGGTTGCCCTGATTGCCCGTTACGGAGCGCCGTGGTTCCGCCAGGCGGGGACACCGGCTGACCCCGGCACCCGGCTCGTGTCCGTTTCCGGCCCTGCCCCGGTACCGGACGTGGTGCTGGAAGTGCCCGGCGGTGCACAACTTTCGGCGGTCCTCCAGGAGGCGGGGATGGATCCTGCTGCCCTGTCCGCCGTCCTGGTGGGTGGCTATCACGGGCGGTGGGTGCGGCCCGCCGCGCACGCGCTCTCTCCAGCGGGGCTGCCCGGCCGGACCGTCCGGCCGGGAGCAGGCGTGATCCATGCCCTGGACCTGCAGGCGTGCGGCATCCAGGCCACTGCCAGGATCGTGGGCTACCTGGCCGACCAATCCGCCCGGCAATGCGGACCCTGCATGTTCGGGCTGCCGGCCATGGCGTCCATCCTGAACCGGATCGCCGGCGGGGAAACCAATCACCGGCTTGCTTCCGAGCTTGAACGGCTGGGGAAGCTGGTTTCGGGACGTGGCGCATGCCGGCACCCGGAGGGGACCGCCGGCCTGGTCAGCAGCGCCCTGGAGGTCTTCGCCGGCGACTTCCGCGCCCACCTTTCCGGCTACTGCACGGGCCCGGGAGGGGCAGCGGCATGA
- a CDS encoding ferredoxin — MKTHLHIDWTSCDGRGLCVELLPGVLDRDDWGYPVARGKVGRDRTDVPLRDADREAAQEAVILCPKLALSLLEGKAPEPQNGAPGT; from the coding sequence ATGAAAACCCACCTGCACATCGACTGGACCAGCTGCGACGGCCGCGGCCTGTGTGTCGAGCTGCTTCCCGGCGTACTGGACCGGGATGACTGGGGGTACCCGGTGGCACGGGGGAAGGTGGGCCGGGACCGGACAGATGTTCCGCTGCGTGATGCCGACCGGGAAGCCGCGCAGGAGGCCGTCATCCTGTGCCCCAAGCTGGCGCTGAGCCTGCTGGAGGGAAAGGCTCCGGAACCACAGAATGGGGCGCCGGGGACGTGA
- the dnaG gene encoding DNA primase, whose protein sequence is MAGLIKREDIDEVRQRTDIKEVVDGYVTLKGAGLGTFKGLCPFHDERSPSFTVRPQVGRYHCFGCGEDGDVIAFVQKQDHSSFQEAVEKLASRIGYELRYEDGGTGPNREEVGRRQRLLDAHKIADEFFRAQMLTPGAATARNFLFGRGFDRAAAEHFGCGYAPQGWDALLKHLRGRGFTDAELKLTGMFSEGNRGIYDRFRGRLIWPIKDMAGDTIGFGARKLYEDDQGPKYLNTPETTLYKKSQVLYGIDLAKRSIAKDRQLVVVEGYTDVMACHLAGITTAVATCGTAFGTEHIKIARRLLSDDGTGGEVVFTFDGDAAGQKAALRAFEEDQRFTAQTYVAVEPTGADPCDLRLSRGDDAVHALIQSRRPLFEFAIRSTLKQFNLDTVEGRVQGLKASVPVVAAIRDASTRTGYCQALTGWLGMPDPNEVLRMVNAEVKNAGKRGDPGRSPVPGQPQPGGPSRPAPAQPGAPGVAAGPSSGVVPSFHRPDPRDPVASMERQALEVALQQPALLAGGVWDRFAAARFAIPAFQAVHDAMRATGPGLTVDPVRWVEHVMHEVPEPLRPLVSELAVVPLPAHTEEAVLKYCRDILSRLFELQITRIKADKMGQLQRLDAAAEPETYQRLNRELMMLEMERRALRAEA, encoded by the coding sequence GTGGCTGGGCTGATTAAACGTGAAGATATTGACGAAGTACGCCAGCGCACGGACATCAAGGAAGTGGTTGACGGCTACGTCACGCTCAAGGGTGCGGGGCTGGGAACCTTCAAGGGCCTGTGCCCCTTCCACGACGAGCGCTCGCCGTCCTTCACCGTCCGTCCCCAGGTAGGCCGCTACCACTGCTTCGGCTGCGGCGAGGATGGCGACGTCATCGCCTTCGTCCAGAAGCAGGACCACAGCTCCTTCCAGGAAGCCGTGGAGAAACTTGCGTCCCGGATCGGCTACGAGTTGCGCTACGAGGACGGCGGCACCGGCCCCAACCGTGAGGAAGTGGGCCGCCGCCAGCGGCTGCTGGACGCACATAAGATCGCGGACGAATTCTTCCGGGCCCAAATGCTCACCCCCGGCGCCGCCACGGCCCGCAACTTCCTGTTTGGCCGCGGCTTCGACCGGGCCGCCGCGGAACACTTTGGCTGCGGTTACGCACCCCAAGGGTGGGATGCGCTGCTGAAGCACCTCCGCGGCCGCGGCTTCACCGACGCCGAGCTCAAGCTGACCGGCATGTTCAGCGAAGGAAACCGGGGCATCTACGACCGTTTCCGCGGCCGCCTCATCTGGCCCATCAAGGACATGGCCGGCGACACCATCGGCTTCGGCGCGCGCAAGCTGTATGAGGACGACCAAGGCCCCAAGTACCTCAACACCCCGGAGACCACCCTCTACAAGAAGTCACAGGTCCTCTACGGCATCGACCTCGCCAAACGCAGCATTGCCAAGGACCGGCAGTTGGTGGTGGTGGAGGGCTACACGGACGTCATGGCGTGCCACCTCGCCGGGATCACGACGGCGGTGGCCACCTGCGGCACGGCGTTCGGCACCGAACACATCAAGATCGCCCGCCGGCTTTTGTCCGACGACGGCACCGGGGGAGAAGTGGTGTTCACCTTCGACGGCGACGCCGCCGGGCAGAAGGCCGCCCTGCGGGCCTTCGAAGAAGACCAGCGCTTCACCGCCCAGACCTACGTGGCCGTGGAACCCACAGGCGCCGATCCCTGCGACCTGCGCCTCAGCCGCGGGGATGACGCGGTGCACGCCCTGATCCAGTCCCGCCGGCCGCTGTTCGAATTCGCCATCCGCAGCACCTTGAAGCAGTTCAACCTCGATACCGTTGAGGGCCGCGTGCAGGGCCTCAAGGCTTCCGTGCCGGTGGTGGCCGCCATCCGGGATGCCTCCACCCGGACGGGTTACTGCCAGGCGTTGACCGGCTGGCTCGGCATGCCGGACCCCAACGAGGTCCTGCGCATGGTCAACGCAGAAGTGAAGAACGCCGGAAAGCGTGGCGACCCGGGACGGTCCCCGGTTCCGGGCCAGCCGCAGCCAGGCGGTCCCTCCCGCCCGGCTCCCGCCCAGCCCGGGGCGCCGGGCGTAGCTGCCGGGCCGTCGTCGGGCGTTGTCCCGTCCTTCCACCGGCCGGACCCCCGCGATCCCGTGGCCTCCATGGAGCGGCAGGCGCTGGAGGTGGCGCTGCAGCAGCCTGCGCTGCTGGCGGGCGGGGTGTGGGACCGCTTTGCCGCTGCCCGGTTCGCCATACCTGCCTTCCAGGCCGTCCACGACGCCATGCGTGCCACGGGTCCCGGCCTGACCGTTGATCCGGTGCGCTGGGTGGAACACGTGATGCACGAGGTTCCAGAGCCCCTCCGGCCGCTGGTGTCGGAACTCGCCGTGGTGCCCCTGCCGGCCCATACTGAGGAAGCGGTCCTGAAATACTGCCGCGACATTCTGTCCCGGCTGTTCGAACTGCAGATCACCCGGATCAAGGCTGACAAAATGGGCCAGTTGCAGCGCCTTGACGCGGCGGCGGAGCCGGAAACCTACCAGCGGCTCAACCGGGAACTGATGATGCTGGAAATGGAACGCCGGGCCCTGCGGGCCGAGGCGTAG
- a CDS encoding glycine zipper 2TM domain-containing protein — protein sequence MSRKPHRNGRGLFLGAVLGAVVGYFAGRLLGNPGWGIILGTLAGAALLYRVNPGSRRRR from the coding sequence GTGAGCCGCAAGCCGCACCGTAACGGACGGGGACTGTTCCTCGGGGCGGTGCTCGGCGCCGTCGTCGGCTACTTCGCCGGCCGTCTCCTGGGAAACCCGGGCTGGGGCATCATCCTGGGGACGCTGGCAGGCGCCGCGCTCCTGTACCGGGTCAACCCGGGCTCCCGCCGGCGCCGCTGA
- a CDS encoding multidrug effflux MFS transporter: MTNPPNPGDLLSRRRKLLYILLLGALTALGPFTIDLYLPAFPALEASLGVTEAQVQLTLAGTTVGFAFGQLVVGPFSDKFGRRTPLILATALHIAASLGAAVSTDIATLGIFRVLMGVGAAGGGVVAMAMVRDLFSGYAMVRMFSRMSLVNGLAPILAPVIGSQLLLVMPWPGIFVFLAAYGTLVVVAALLLVRETLPPEKRGRTGMTARQRYKALFSDRIFVGLLMVAGFNFGGLFTYLSASPFLFQDVFGFSAQQYGLLFGINSLGIVAGVQTSARLIRIVPPQWILAGATAWMFLMALLIVVFDRAGLGLWGVMVPLWFYILGTGFMFPCVQVLALAGHAAQAGTAASLLGAATFLMAGLISPVVGWLGITSAAPMGGVQAACILLAAAALWLVVRPRTVPSIH, from the coding sequence GTGACCAATCCCCCCAATCCGGGCGACCTGCTGAGCCGCCGCCGGAAGCTCCTGTACATCCTCCTGTTGGGCGCCCTGACCGCCCTTGGACCATTTACCATCGACCTCTACCTGCCCGCCTTTCCGGCGCTGGAGGCAAGCCTGGGGGTGACGGAGGCCCAGGTTCAGCTCACCCTGGCCGGCACCACGGTCGGATTCGCGTTCGGGCAGCTGGTGGTTGGCCCCTTCAGCGACAAGTTCGGCCGCCGTACCCCGCTGATCCTGGCCACGGCACTGCACATCGCGGCATCGCTGGGCGCCGCAGTATCCACGGACATCGCCACGCTGGGTATCTTCCGCGTGCTGATGGGGGTTGGCGCGGCCGGCGGCGGCGTGGTAGCCATGGCCATGGTCCGCGACCTGTTTTCCGGCTACGCCATGGTGCGCATGTTCTCCAGGATGTCCCTGGTCAACGGGCTGGCTCCCATCCTTGCCCCGGTCATCGGCTCACAGCTTCTGCTGGTGATGCCATGGCCGGGCATCTTCGTGTTCCTGGCAGCGTACGGAACCCTCGTGGTTGTCGCCGCGCTCCTCCTGGTGCGCGAAACGCTGCCTCCGGAAAAACGCGGGCGGACCGGCATGACAGCCCGGCAACGCTACAAAGCGCTGTTCAGCGACCGGATCTTCGTGGGGCTGCTGATGGTTGCGGGATTCAACTTCGGCGGACTGTTCACCTACCTTTCGGCCTCGCCATTCCTGTTCCAGGACGTCTTCGGGTTTTCAGCCCAGCAGTACGGCCTGCTGTTTGGCATCAACTCCCTGGGCATCGTGGCCGGCGTGCAGACCAGTGCGCGGCTCATCCGGATCGTCCCGCCGCAGTGGATCCTGGCCGGCGCCACGGCGTGGATGTTCCTGATGGCCCTGTTGATCGTGGTCTTTGACCGCGCCGGCCTGGGACTGTGGGGCGTCATGGTCCCGCTGTGGTTCTACATCCTGGGCACCGGTTTCATGTTCCCCTGCGTCCAGGTGCTCGCCCTGGCCGGACACGCGGCCCAGGCGGGAACGGCAGCGTCGCTGCTGGGTGCCGCTACGTTCCTGATGGCCGGGCTCATTTCCCCGGTGGTGGGCTGGCTCGGCATCACCAGCGCCGCGCCCATGGGCGGGGTGCAGGCAGCCTGCATCCTCCTGGCGGCCGCCGCACTGTGGCTGGTGGTCCGGCCGCGCACGGTACCCTCGATCCACTGA
- a CDS encoding phage holin family protein, with protein MSGRHSGRTSPGLRITALPGTARLLFRLAPRQLNDEIAFAKIELKRKGIQVGVAAAFFAVALLFLAFLVVGLIVAAIMGLATIMPAWLAALLVSAAFLLIALIGGLVGLARFKKAMPLMPEETIRGIRHDIGVAREGSAFNPAILDPESPEAKAAKAAKADAAAKAKAEKEAKAAQHEQEFPHASEADLVRRLSQRRHHLTEVRDELGTELDVKTQARYLLAAAQVKAREGQVLARHGMESAGQRFAAVSGSADLSRRWKPLAAFVAAGTVLVVLLRRLFRAN; from the coding sequence ATGAGCGGACGTCACAGCGGGCGTACCAGCCCGGGATTGCGTATCACTGCGCTGCCCGGGACGGCAAGACTCCTTTTCCGGTTGGCCCCCCGCCAGCTCAATGACGAGATCGCCTTCGCCAAGATCGAACTCAAGCGCAAGGGAATCCAGGTGGGGGTGGCTGCGGCCTTCTTCGCCGTCGCGCTGCTCTTCCTCGCATTCCTGGTGGTTGGACTGATCGTTGCGGCCATCATGGGCCTGGCCACCATCATGCCCGCCTGGCTGGCAGCCCTGCTGGTCTCCGCCGCTTTCCTGTTGATAGCCCTCATCGGCGGCCTGGTTGGCCTCGCGAGGTTCAAGAAGGCCATGCCGCTGATGCCGGAAGAGACCATCCGCGGCATCAGGCACGATATCGGGGTGGCCCGCGAGGGCTCGGCCTTCAACCCGGCCATCCTTGACCCGGAGAGCCCCGAGGCCAAGGCTGCCAAGGCCGCCAAGGCCGACGCAGCCGCCAAGGCAAAGGCGGAGAAGGAAGCCAAGGCCGCCCAGCACGAGCAGGAATTCCCGCACGCGTCCGAAGCAGATTTGGTGCGGCGCCTGAGCCAGCGCCGCCACCACCTCACCGAGGTCCGGGACGAACTCGGTACGGAGCTGGATGTGAAGACCCAGGCCCGCTACCTGCTCGCCGCCGCCCAGGTCAAGGCGCGCGAGGGCCAGGTGCTGGCGCGGCACGGCATGGAATCGGCGGGGCAGCGGTTCGCGGCAGTATCCGGCTCCGCCGACCTGTCCAGGCGCTGGAAGCCGCTGGCCGCCTTCGTCGCGGCAGGCACGGTCCTGGTGGTCCTCCTGCGCAGGCTGTTCCGCGCCAACTAG
- a CDS encoding CDP-alcohol phosphatidyltransferase family protein — protein MKFIGAGARPGRPQVDHDRVATIPNLLTVVRFMGVPLFIWLVLAQKEYGAGVVVLAVMAGTDWIDGYIARRFDQASKLGRVLDPIADRLALLAVAFTLVIAGVVHWLYLAALVVPDAVLLVLTLSLFHGHPDLPVSVVGKVRTGLLLLGTPLLLLSRLDTVMSATLLTAAWVVLGLGLVGHWIAAYNYFWAMLRKGREQQQHDGGNG, from the coding sequence GTGAAGTTCATTGGTGCAGGCGCCCGCCCCGGCCGTCCCCAGGTGGACCATGACCGCGTGGCCACCATCCCCAACCTGCTCACCGTGGTGCGGTTCATGGGCGTTCCGCTCTTCATCTGGCTTGTGCTGGCCCAGAAGGAATACGGGGCCGGGGTGGTTGTCCTGGCTGTCATGGCCGGGACGGACTGGATCGACGGCTACATCGCCCGCCGGTTCGACCAAGCCTCCAAGCTCGGCCGTGTCCTTGACCCCATTGCCGACCGCCTGGCCCTGCTGGCGGTGGCCTTCACCCTGGTGATTGCCGGCGTCGTGCATTGGCTTTACCTGGCGGCACTCGTGGTTCCCGATGCCGTCCTGTTGGTATTGACGCTCTCCCTCTTCCACGGACACCCGGACCTCCCGGTCAGCGTGGTGGGCAAGGTGCGGACCGGGCTGCTGCTGCTGGGCACGCCCCTGCTGCTCCTATCCCGCCTGGATACCGTCATGTCCGCCACCCTCCTCACCGCCGCCTGGGTGGTGCTGGGCCTGGGCCTGGTCGGCCACTGGATTGCCGCGTACAACTACTTTTGGGCCATGCTGCGCAAGGGCCGGGAACAACAACAGCACGACGGCGGGAACGGCTGA
- a CDS encoding DMT family transporter, which translates to MVWLAVGLAVLGAFCLALGAQRQGSAVKADTGGLALSSNGFLRLLRNPRWMLGLLLLCTGMAMNAVALVSAPLTVIQPIGAIALVITTVVNARDQDLTINRATAVSIAACVTGSALFVLLAVNVTQENHHVSPEDELTIVLLLALAVGLFGTLAVMFRHRMNAFIYILGAGILFGFVAVLTRIIGKHLLDPNGLFLLNVQWYSVVAIIAAGGLGSWFVQSAYSTGPPDLVIAGLTVVDPMVGIAIGIIILGELRPDVHAVMAIAMGTAACLAIVGVIALSRHHPEVTKRKKDARKASGRPTH; encoded by the coding sequence ATGGTGTGGCTTGCCGTCGGCCTGGCGGTGCTTGGCGCCTTCTGCCTTGCCCTGGGTGCCCAGCGCCAGGGGAGCGCGGTCAAGGCCGACACCGGTGGCCTGGCCCTCAGTTCGAACGGTTTCCTGCGCCTCCTGCGCAACCCCCGGTGGATGCTGGGGCTCCTGCTGTTGTGCACCGGCATGGCCATGAATGCCGTAGCCCTGGTCTCCGCGCCGCTTACCGTGATCCAGCCCATTGGTGCCATTGCCCTGGTGATCACCACAGTGGTCAACGCCAGGGACCAGGACCTGACGATCAACCGTGCCACGGCGGTCTCCATCGCCGCGTGCGTCACTGGGTCCGCGCTGTTCGTCCTCCTGGCGGTCAACGTGACCCAGGAGAACCACCATGTCAGCCCGGAAGACGAGCTCACCATCGTGCTGCTCCTGGCCCTGGCGGTGGGGCTGTTCGGCACGCTGGCCGTGATGTTCAGGCACCGGATGAACGCGTTCATCTATATCCTCGGCGCCGGCATCCTGTTCGGTTTCGTGGCGGTGCTCACCCGGATCATCGGCAAGCACCTTTTGGACCCGAACGGGCTCTTCCTGCTGAACGTCCAGTGGTATTCCGTGGTGGCCATCATCGCGGCCGGCGGCCTGGGGTCATGGTTCGTGCAGAGCGCCTACTCCACGGGGCCGCCGGACCTGGTGATCGCCGGACTCACGGTGGTTGACCCCATGGTGGGCATTGCCATCGGCATCATCATCCTGGGTGAACTGCGGCCCGACGTCCATGCGGTCATGGCCATTGCAATGGGAACGGCTGCCTGCCTTGCTATCGTTGGAGTCATCGCCCTTTCCCGGCACCACCCGGAAGTCACCAAGCGCAAGAAGGACGCGCGGAAGGCTTCCGGAAGGCCCACCCACTAG
- a CDS encoding glycosyltransferase, whose product MTTPADQRPLTILIAADTYPPDVNGAAQFGYRLAKGMTARGHNVHVLASRDSKGKSFTEFREEATVHRLRSHKAFTHESFRLCFPWEIKKEISLLFDRVKPDVVHIQSHYMIGEHVLYEAVKRGVRIIATNHFMPENLNPFLPFPQWFKDIIGRVSWKDMGKVMGQADVVTTPTPLAARAMHEHAFLRKVLPLSNGIDSAAYELKPGEHIEPHPHPTVLFAGRLAEEKHVDVLIEAIGKTPPELNVHLEIVGGGEVRSALEDLVRRLGLTGRVKFLGLASDEELRTAYIRADLFCMPGTAELQSLVTLEAMSASTPVVLADAMALPHLVRDGENGYLFTPNDSDDLAKKITQVLELPKEEQLAMGRASRQMVEPHSIQGTLQTFEDLYRGASYEDKVV is encoded by the coding sequence ATGACCACGCCAGCCGACCAGCGACCCCTGACCATCCTGATCGCCGCAGACACCTATCCCCCGGACGTGAACGGTGCAGCCCAGTTCGGATACCGGCTGGCCAAGGGGATGACGGCCCGGGGCCACAACGTCCATGTCCTGGCTTCCCGCGACAGCAAGGGAAAGAGCTTCACCGAGTTCCGCGAGGAGGCCACGGTTCACCGGCTCCGCTCGCACAAGGCATTCACGCATGAGAGCTTCCGCCTCTGCTTCCCCTGGGAAATCAAGAAGGAAATCAGCCTCCTCTTCGACCGCGTCAAGCCGGACGTTGTGCACATCCAGAGCCACTACATGATTGGCGAGCATGTGCTGTATGAGGCCGTGAAACGTGGCGTCCGCATTATCGCCACCAACCACTTCATGCCCGAGAACCTCAACCCCTTCCTGCCGTTCCCGCAGTGGTTCAAGGACATCATCGGGCGGGTCTCCTGGAAGGACATGGGCAAGGTCATGGGCCAGGCCGACGTCGTCACCACCCCCACCCCGCTTGCCGCCCGGGCCATGCACGAGCACGCGTTCCTGCGCAAAGTCCTGCCGCTGTCCAACGGCATCGACTCCGCCGCCTACGAGCTGAAGCCCGGCGAGCACATCGAGCCGCACCCGCACCCCACCGTCCTGTTCGCCGGCCGCCTCGCCGAGGAAAAGCACGTGGACGTCCTGATCGAGGCCATCGGCAAGACGCCGCCGGAGCTGAACGTGCACCTGGAGATCGTGGGCGGCGGCGAGGTGCGGTCTGCCCTGGAGGACCTGGTGCGCCGGCTCGGACTCACCGGGCGGGTCAAATTCCTGGGCCTGGCCAGCGACGAGGAACTGCGGACCGCCTACATCCGCGCCGACCTGTTCTGCATGCCCGGAACCGCGGAGCTGCAGTCGCTGGTGACCCTGGAAGCGATGTCCGCCTCCACACCCGTGGTCCTGGCCGACGCCATGGCGCTGCCCCACCTGGTCCGCGACGGCGAGAACGGCTACCTCTTCACGCCCAACGACAGCGACGACCTTGCCAAGAAGATCACCCAGGTCCTGGAACTGCCCAAGGAGGAACAACTCGCCATGGGCCGGGCAAGCCGGCAGATGGTGGAACCCCACAGCATCCAGGGCACGCTGCAGACCTTCGAGGACCTGTACCGCGGCGCGTCCTACGAGGACAAAGTGGTCTGA